In Aristaeella hokkaidonensis, the following are encoded in one genomic region:
- a CDS encoding accessory gene regulator B family protein: MLASQAKRISSFCISNGVISEQDREKYDYCYEILLSSVLNIFSVVLIGLVTGFLAQAVCFMLVFALLKNTVGGYHADSHLACFAGTVGTFLLYRLIAALISASVLSAVAAVFAIFSGITVFLLAPVGTENKPLSRRQKSQLKEDSRLLILFFCMVVLFLLLQDISPQWAFSVSSAIAAVSASLIVGLIKLPKAETSNS, from the coding sequence ATGCTGGCGTCTCAGGCAAAAAGGATATCATCCTTTTGTATCTCCAACGGGGTTATTAGTGAGCAGGATCGTGAGAAGTATGACTATTGCTATGAGATCCTGCTTTCTTCTGTACTGAATATCTTTTCTGTTGTGCTGATCGGTCTGGTGACCGGGTTTCTGGCACAAGCGGTTTGTTTTATGCTGGTTTTTGCCTTGCTGAAAAACACAGTCGGCGGCTATCACGCGGACAGCCACCTGGCCTGTTTTGCGGGCACAGTCGGCACTTTTCTTTTATACAGGCTCATAGCTGCATTAATCTCTGCCAGCGTGCTGTCTGCTGTGGCTGCTGTGTTTGCCATATTCTCCGGGATTACGGTTTTCCTGCTGGCACCCGTAGGCACGGAAAATAAGCCCCTTAGCAGGAGGCAGAAAAGCCAGCTGAAGGAAGACAGCCGCCTGCTTATTCTGTTCTTTTGTATGGTTGTCCTGTTCCTGCTGCTGCAGGATATCAGTCCCCAGTGGGCGTTCTCCGTCAGCAGCGCCATCGCGGCCGTTTCTGCTTCCCTGATTGTGGGCCTAATCAAGCTCCCCAAGGCAGAAACGTCCAACTCTTAA
- a CDS encoding cyclic lactone autoinducer peptide translates to MKKKLTAILVYLAGAASVFALVLGRISAARACAICFYQPKVPDCMKEKD, encoded by the coding sequence ATGAAGAAGAAACTGACTGCTATCCTGGTGTACCTGGCCGGTGCAGCCTCCGTGTTTGCGCTGGTGCTTGGCCGTATTTCCGCTGCCCGCGCCTGTGCAATCTGCTTCTATCAGCCGAAGGTTCCGGACTGCATGAAAGAAAAGGATTAA